Sequence from the Kineosporia succinea genome:
GTGTGGGCGAGGATGCCGCGGTCGAGTTCGAGGGCCGACCACCAGCGTCCGGGGCTGTCGGCGGGCGTTTCGGGGAAGGCGCCGAAGGCCTGGTGCACGGTGGTGACGAAGAGGTCGAGGTCGTCGCCGGTGGTGGCGCGGGTGCGGACGCGCGGGCTGTCGCGCGGGGTGCGGGTGGCCATCGGTGCTCTGGTCTCCTCGGTGGTTCGCGGGTGGTTCGCGGGTGTGTCCTGTGTGCGGCTGGTCCAGCCTGGACTGTCGGGGGCGCGGGAGGAAATGCCGGACCGGTGCCGGTCGGGGCGTTCTGACATGATGGGACAGGTGTTCGAGTCCCAGCTGGAGCCGGTCGATCCGCTGCCGGCCGCGTCGTTCGTGCCTGATGAGTTCGAGGTCGGGAACGGGGATGCGTGGCCGCTTTTCGTGCGGGCGTGGCTGATCGCGCAGCGGGCGCAGAACACGGTGAAGACGTATGCGACGGCAGAGCTGCAGTGGCGTCAGTTCTGTGGGGGGCGCTCGCTGCATCCGCTGGACGCGCGCCGGGGTGATGTCGACGACTGGCGCGGGCACATCCAGGCCAGTGGGGGCTTTCACGGGCGGCCGGCGTCGGCGAACACGGTGCGGCTGAAGCTGGCGGCGGTGTCGTCGCTGTACGCGTACCTGGTGGGTGAGGACATCCTCGCGTCCTCCCCCGCGGCGCACATCAAGCGTCCGCGAGGTGGTGACTTCTCGGCGACCGCGGCGCTGGACACCGGGCAGGCGGCGAGGTTCCTGGAGGCGGCGCAGGGCCTGGGTGAGGTGTCGTACGTGGCGATGCGGGTGCTGCTCGGGCGGGGGTTGCGGGCCACCGAGCTGGTCAGTCTCGACGTGAGCGACGTGCGTCATCACTTCGGGCACGTGACGCTGACGGTCACGCACAAGGGTGGGCGCCGGCAGGAGCTGCCCCTGTCCCCCGGCACGGGTCATCTGGTCAGTGAGTACATCGGCGAGCGCACGTCGGGTCCGTTGCTGGTGAATGCGCAGGGTGGGCGGCTGACGTACTGGGATCTGTACAACCTGACGGTGCGGGTGTCGCGGCGGGCCCGGGTGGGGCTGGACGTGACGCCGCACGTGCTGAGGGCTTCTCACGCGACGATCTACCTGGATCAGGCGGGGGCGCAGATCGATCGTCTGCAGGACGGGATGGGCCACGCGAGCCTGAACAACACCAAGGCGTACGACCGGGGGGCGGGCACGCTGGGGCGTCTGGCGAGTGTGGCGACCGCGGTGGAGGACGCCTTCCTGGGGTAGCCGTGTTGCTGCCGAGTGCCCGGGTCGCCGTGTTGTCGGTAGCCGTGCTGTCGGGGCGTGCGGGGGTCGCGGGGTTTGGGGGTTGTGCCGACGGGGCATGACTGTCGGTGGCGTGTGCTGCAATACGTTCAGCCGAGGGTTGGGGGACCCGTTGAGCGATGGCGCAGGTTCGGCAGGTGCACCGGGGGCGGCCCGCGAGGAGCTGGCCGAGTGTCTGAGCGGGCTGAAAGAGCGCTGCGGCAAGAGCTATACGGTGCTGGCGCGGCGCACGGGCATCAGCCGCTCGACGTTGCACCGGTACTGCCAGGGAGCAGGTGTTCCGGAGTCGTTCAGTGTCGTCGAGACCATCGCGGCGGGGTGCGGTGCGAGCCGCGATGAACTCCTGCGACTGCACCGGTTGTGGGTGCGCGCGACCGCTGACGAGGCACCCGCAGAAACCGGATGGCAGACGCCTCGGGGCGGCGAGCGCACCCCGCTCACCGATGGCGGCGGCAGGCTGGACGGGCCGGACGGGCCGGTCGGGCGGGCGGGCCGGCGGGGTGTGCGTGCCGGGGCCGTGGTGCTCCTGGTGGTGTGCGTCGGGGTGGTGTTCGTCGCGGTGGTGGGTGCGGGGGTTCTGCTCGGGGTGCCGGGCGGGTGGTTCGGTTCCGTGGCGGGGTCCGGGTCGGTGAGTGCTCTGGGTGGGGCGCAGGAGTTCTACGGGCCGGCGTGGCGGGACTCCCCGAAACCGGTGCCGGAGCGGTTCTTCGGGGTGACGGTGAACAGTTCCACGGGGCTGATGCCGGATTCCGCGCTCACCGGGGTGAGTGCGGTACGTCTGTGGGACAGCGGGTCCACGTGGGCGAAGATCGAGCCGCGGCGGGGCACGTTCGACTGGTCGACCCCCGACCGGCTGGTGGCGGGCGCGCAGCGGGCGGGGCTGCCGGTGCTGTTCACGTTCGGGGCGACCCCGTCGTGGGCGAGTCCGCGGGGGCCGCGAGCGCCGTACGACGACGGGTCGCGGGCCTCCGCCCCGGATCGGCTCGAGGACTGGGACGCGTTCGTGGCGGCGGTCGTGGGCCGGTACGGCGACCGGGTGGAGGCGTACGAGCTGTGGAACCTGGCTCCCTCGCCGCAGTTCTTCACGGGCAGTGCGCGCACGCTGGTGGAGATGACCCGGCGGGCCAGCGCGATCGTGAGGGACGGCGCGCCGGGCGCGGACGTGGTGTGCCCGGGTCTGGGTGATCAGTGGAACGTGCGCTCGCGGGAGTACCTGGCGCAGTTCGCGCAGCTGGGCGGGTTCTCGTACTGCGACGTGGCGTCGGTGAAGCTGCACCAGCGCGAGAACGGGCGCTCGCCGGAATCGGTGGTGGAGCTGGCGGGGCTGATCGAGGCGACGATGCGTCGTTCCGGGGTGGTGATGCGTACCTGGAACACGGGCACGGCCTACCGGCTGGCGACGGCCGATCATCTGGACCAGGAGCGGGCCGGTGACTATGCGGTGCGGTTCTATCTCGTCGGGCTGTACGTGCGGTATGAGCGCTCGTACTTCTACAACTGGGGCGGCACGCGGATACCGATCGTGCTGCAACCGGTCGGGGGCCGGGCGACCCGGGCGGCGGTGATGGTCGGGCGGTTGCGGAGCTGGCTGCGCGGCGCGCAGATCACGCAGTGCGGGCACGGCGCCACCGACGGGCTCCCGCCCACCGTGTGGCAGTGCTGGTTCCTGCTGCCGGACCCGGAACCGGCCTCCGAGGCGCCGCCCCCCGAGCCGCCGCACGAGGTTCCCTCCGCCACCAGCGGCGGAGGAAATGACGGGGATGGCGCGAGTCTGGTTCCGGGTGGGCGGCCGGCGGTGATCCGGTGGACCGAGTCCGGCACGGCTGACATCACTCTGGGGTCCGGGGCCCGGCGGGTACGGGAGCTGGACGGGTCCTCGGCCGAGGTGTCGCCGGGGGATGCGGTGCGTATCGGTGAGCGCCCCGTCCTGATCGAGTTCGGCTGACGGGCCGCAGGCGGGTGCAAGCCGCAGGGGCACGGCGGAAACACGACAGGGAGACGGCGGGGGCACGGCGGAGACATGCCTGGGACATGCCGGGCGACGGCGGGAGACGGCGGGAGCTGCGTCCCACGGCGGGGTGTTCGTGCTGGTGGGACGGGGGTGGGCGTCCCGTCGTCCCGCGGGGCGGTTATCCGGTTCCGGTGGTGCGGGTGGGATGTCTACCGTCGGTCTCGTCAGCTCAATCCGTCGGTCGAGGGGGAAACGATCATGAGGCGAATGATGAGGAGCCTGTCGGTGCTCGGTGGGGCGCTGGTGCTGGCGTCGGGGGCGGTGATGGTCTCGTCCGGGCCCGCGCAGGCCGACGACGCGTGCACGGCGGGGGTCCTGTGCAGCGGCACCACGAATCAGGTCGGTGCGGAGGTCCTGGTGGCCAAGAGCCGCTGCGACGGGAACGTCCCGTGCTCGGGCAGCCGCACCGACACGCTGTCCCAGGGCGAGAGCACCCCGGGCCGGGAGGACTGGGACCTGTTCCGGGTCCCGGAGCACTGC
This genomic interval carries:
- a CDS encoding tyrosine-type recombinase/integrase, which codes for MFESQLEPVDPLPAASFVPDEFEVGNGDAWPLFVRAWLIAQRAQNTVKTYATAELQWRQFCGGRSLHPLDARRGDVDDWRGHIQASGGFHGRPASANTVRLKLAAVSSLYAYLVGEDILASSPAAHIKRPRGGDFSATAALDTGQAARFLEAAQGLGEVSYVAMRVLLGRGLRATELVSLDVSDVRHHFGHVTLTVTHKGGRRQELPLSPGTGHLVSEYIGERTSGPLLVNAQGGRLTYWDLYNLTVRVSRRARVGLDVTPHVLRASHATIYLDQAGAQIDRLQDGMGHASLNNTKAYDRGAGTLGRLASVATAVEDAFLG
- a CDS encoding helix-turn-helix domain-containing protein: MSDGAGSAGAPGAAREELAECLSGLKERCGKSYTVLARRTGISRSTLHRYCQGAGVPESFSVVETIAAGCGASRDELLRLHRLWVRATADEAPAETGWQTPRGGERTPLTDGGGRLDGPDGPVGRAGRRGVRAGAVVLLVVCVGVVFVAVVGAGVLLGVPGGWFGSVAGSGSVSALGGAQEFYGPAWRDSPKPVPERFFGVTVNSSTGLMPDSALTGVSAVRLWDSGSTWAKIEPRRGTFDWSTPDRLVAGAQRAGLPVLFTFGATPSWASPRGPRAPYDDGSRASAPDRLEDWDAFVAAVVGRYGDRVEAYELWNLAPSPQFFTGSARTLVEMTRRASAIVRDGAPGADVVCPGLGDQWNVRSREYLAQFAQLGGFSYCDVASVKLHQRENGRSPESVVELAGLIEATMRRSGVVMRTWNTGTAYRLATADHLDQERAGDYAVRFYLVGLYVRYERSYFYNWGGTRIPIVLQPVGGRATRAAVMVGRLRSWLRGAQITQCGHGATDGLPPTVWQCWFLLPDPEPASEAPPPEPPHEVPSATSGGGNDGDGASLVPGGRPAVIRWTESGTADITLGSGARRVRELDGSSAEVSPGDAVRIGERPVLIEFG